The following coding sequences lie in one Miscanthus floridulus cultivar M001 chromosome 9, ASM1932011v1, whole genome shotgun sequence genomic window:
- the LOC136479748 gene encoding uncharacterized protein, which translates to MLASSPKKNVPVEIKNAWSSDRRPPPSTCSSGRCPVESPHHGTYSSGRRQPPPHPGGLPIQARPELRQSPRAARPPRLLQLRPSWPPISAPASPARAPHLCTAPSLEPRPRRSRVVGGLQGAASSDQIEHGRLRVSKGEIRSRPSPTSSRDMEDRSWMSLRNRACAQYLDGLKLFIRAAEADMLNRHKTTMWCPCIDCENKKQFSSSLTLHAHLILRGFMDHYRCWNKHGEEGVNDRDLQAGCMDQGFSGDLRQDDGTHGAGQDNEEGPFCIPDLTDDKLADISANYAQKSQDLEEMVRDAMGFDEYTEVEMKKLKRLMADMRTPLHQSCKAKYSKLFATLTLLQLKATYHWTDRSFDALLHRLEDMLPEGNELPKTTYEAKQIVCPMGLEVEKIDACKNDCILYHGKENEKLTECPECGVSRYKRRNDGGDEDKRHGAPWKVVWYFPIIPRLKRLFATTKDAQLLSWHKEGRKNDGYLRHPADVIQWRVIDSKYASFKDEPRNIRFALSTDGMNPFGNRSSSHSVWPVLLSIYNIPSWLCNRRKYMMMPLLISGPHQPGNDIDVYLRPVVDELKTLWSDGVKVKDVNVTLGKNKKSALGKRKRKEEEVADKRWKKKSILWELPYWKDLAVRHSIDVMHVTKNVCGSLLGTLLNTKGKSKDHANARADMKDLDIRPELCPEGPSAQLPLCAINLTKEERQELCDFFRSVKVPSGYSADIRKLVAPKENKMLPMKAHDCDVMLTTMLAVGIRNILPEKVRMAIMSLCFFFNAISQKVLDERSLHNLEKKLFQTMSLLEAYFPPAFFDISVHLIAHLVKEIKYLGPVFLHHMYPYERFMSTLNRYTKSRVHPEGSMVQGYSTEEVVDWCLGYIDPTNPIGLYKSPHEGRLAGIGTLGKKTLNPDPDDYQRAHFLVLVHTLEVSPYIEEHKEQLRQENPGRSEAWIGRAHMKGFNIWFKKRILSLSSCTDEGLRNLAEGPLFTITSYQGYDINGYTFYTLARDKKSVYQNSGVRVVALDNTDVQKDAYYGQIEEIWELTYPGVKEPFKVTVFRCRWVKGTRGINKDRYGFTTVDFEQVGYKDEPFVLAAQVSQVFYVLDTQNKKHLVVLPGKKWVVGVEDAVEEEEYNQFDEVPPFGDWTLPMILESEETSYL; encoded by the exons ATGTTGGCTTCGTCCCCTAAAAAAAATGTCCCGGTCGAAATAAAAAACGCGTGGAGCTCCGACCGCCGACCGCCGCCGTCGACCTGCAGCTCCGGCCGGTGCCCTGTGGAGTCCCCACACCACGGCACCTACAGCTCCGGCCGGAGGCAGCCCCCACCCCACCCCGGTGGACTCCCAATCCAGGCGCGTCCAGAGCTCCGGCAGTCGCCGCGCGCCGCGCGCCCACCTCGGCTCCTCCAGCTCCGGCCGTCGTGGCCGCCCATCTCAGCACCTGCATCTCCGGCTAGAGCCCCCCACCTCTGCACCGCCCCATCACTCGAGCCCAGGCCCCGGCGGTCACGTGTCGTCGGCGGCCTCCAGGGCGCAGCATCGTCGGACCAGATCGAGCACGGCCGTCTTCGTGTCAGCAAGGGCGAGATTCGCTCACGTCCATCGCCCACCTCGAGCAGAG ATATGGAGGATCGGAGCTGGATGTCTCTTCGCAATCGTGCATGTGCTCAGTACTTAGATGGTCTGAAATTATTCATAAGAGCTGCAGAGGCGGATATGTTGAATCGGCACAAGACAACTATGTGGTGTCCATGCATTGATTGTGAGAATAAGAAGCAGTTCTCGAGTTCATTAACACTCCATGCCCACCTGATCCTCCGAGGATTCATGGATCACTACAGATGTTGGAACAAGCATGGAGAAGAAGGAGTTAATGATCGAGACTTGCAAGCTGGTTGTATGGACCAAGGATTCTCTGGTGACCTACGTCAGGATGATGGAACTCATGGTGCTGGTCAGGACAACGAGGAAGGACCCTTTTGCATCCCGGATCTCACCGATGACAAGCTAGCAGATATCAGTGCCAATTATGCCCAGAAGTCACAGGACCTTGAGGAGATGGTGCGTGATGCCATGGGCTTtgatgagtacactgaggtggagATGAAGAAGCTGAAGAGGTTGATGGCAGACATGAGGACTCCTCTCCATCAGAGCTGCAAGGCAAAGTATTCAAAGTTGTTTGCTACTCTCACGCTTCTCCAGTTGAAGGCGACATATCATTGGACTGACCGGAGCTTCGATGCATTGCTACATCGATTAGAGGACATGTTGCCTGAGGGGAATGAGTTACCCAAGACCACATATGAGGCCAAGCAGATTGTTTGCCCTATGGGATTGGAGGTCGAGAAAATCGATGCCTGCAAGAATGACTGTATACTGTACCATGGTAAAGAAAACGAAAAACTGACTGAATGCCCCGAGTGTGGAGTCTCTCGATACAAACGAAGAAATGACGGGGGTGATGAGGACAAGAGGCATGGAGCTCCTTGGAAGGTGGTATGGTACTTCCCTATAATCCCTCGCCTAAAGCGTTTGTTTGCAACTACCAAGGACGCGCAGTTGTTGAGTTGGCACAAGGAGGGACGCAAGAATGATGGTTACCTACGGCATCCAGCAGATGTTATTCAGTGGCGCGTCATCGACTCCAAGTATGCATCTTTTAAAGATGAGCCAAGAAACATTCGCTTTGCACTGAGCACAGATGGCATGAACCCGTTCGGTAATAGGAGCAGCTCGCACAGTGTCTGGCCTGTGTTGTTATCGATCTACAACATTCCATCGTGGCTGTGTAACAGGAGGAAATACATGATGATGCCACTTTTGATCTCGGGTCCGCATCAGCCAGGGAATGACATCGACGTGTATCTGAGGCCGGTTGTCGATGAGCTCAAGACGCTCTGGTCAGACGGTGTCAAG GTAAAGGATGTCAATGTTACGTTGGGGAAGAACAAAAAGAGTGCCCTTGGAAAGAGAAAGCGCAAGGAGGAAGAAGTCGCTGATAAgaggtggaagaagaagtccattctatgggagctaccctattggaaAGACTTAGCAGTTCGCCACAGCATCGATGTCATGCATGTGACAAAGAATGTTTGTGGGAGCTTACTTGGAACACTCTTGAACACCAAGGGGAAAAGCAAGGACCATGCAAATGCACGAGCGGACATGAAAGATTTGGATATCAGGCCCGAGTTGTGTCCCGAGGGCCCCAGTGCCCAGCTACCATTATGTGCCATAAATCTAACTAAGGAAGAGAGGCAGGAGCTGTGCGACTTCTTCCGTAGCGTGAAAGTTCCCTCCGGATACTCAGCGGACATCAGGAAGCTCGTGGCGCCAAAAGAGAACAAAATGCTCCCAATGAAGGCTCACGATTGCGATGTCATGCTCACAACAATGCTTGCGGTTGGAATCAGGAACATTTTGCCAGAAAAAGTCCgaatggcaatcatgagcctatGCTTCTTCTTCAATGCAATATCTCAGAAGGTTCTTGATGAGAGGTCACTGCACAATCTTGAGAAGAAGCTTTTCCAGACAATGTCTCTTCTAGAGGCGTACTTCCCACCGGCATTCTTTGATATATCTGTTCATCTCATTGCTCATCTGGTCAAGGAAATAAAGTATCTTGGTCCCGTGTTCCTGCATCATATGTACCCGTACGAGAGATTCATGAGCACTTTGAACCGGTATACAAAGAGTCGGGTTCATCCTGAGGGAAGCATGGTCCAGGGTTACTCTACTGAGGAGGTGGTTGATTGGTGCCTTGGTTACATTGATCCTACAAATCCAATCGGCTTATATAAGtctccccatgagggaaggctaGCGGGGATAGGGACTCTTGGGAAGAAGACACTTAATCCAGATCCGGATGATTACCAGCGGGCTCACTTTCTCGTGTTGGTACACACACTAGAAGTGTCTCCTTATATCGAGGAGCATAAGGAGCAGTTGCGTCAAGAGAATCCAGGTCGGAGCGAAGCATGGATAGGGAGGGCACATATGAAGGGATTCAACATTTGGTTCAAAAAGCGGATCCTCAGTTTGAGCTCTTGCACAGATGAAGGGCTTCGGAACCTAGCAGAAGGCCCTTTGTTCACAATCACAAGTTATCAGGGATATGACATAAATGGATACACATTTTACACCTTGGCTCGAGACAAGAAAAGTGtgtaccaaaatagtggtgttcgtgtAGTTGCTTTGGACAACACTGACGTACAGAAGGATGCATACTATGGTCAGATAGAGGAGATCTGGGAGCTAACTTATCCTGGGGTCAAGGAGCCCTTCAAGGTGACTGTTTTTCGGTGCCGTTGGGTTAAGGGCACAAGGGGCATCAACAAGGACAGATATGGATTCACTACCGTTGATTTTGAACAGGTTGGGTACAAGGATGAACCATTCGTACTTGCAGCTCAGGTTTCACAAGTCTTTTATGTGCTCGACACGCAAAACAAGAAACACCTTGTAGTTCTCCCCGGTAAAAAATGGgttgtcggagttgaagatgctGTGGAGGAGGAAGAGTACAATCAATTTGATGAAGTCCCTCCTTTTGGTGATTGGACCCTCCCTATGATTCTCGAGAGTGAGGAAACTTCATACTTATGA
- the LOC136481835 gene encoding uncharacterized protein — MVSSTDSSSSGDDEAGTQTVSEDAELPVDDEQQQSVPEPVRRPQKPKTASKWPTDMIEVTEIHPDGKPIEVKQQRRLRLLARLIARQQLSLVMPSFKNLTDERKWELFNKHVMPYLKFPDTMKTEGLKYIMKVISKSWRTHKNRLVTDFIEKNLSPFQKHPYIQPEDWAEFEVLKKSPEQIAKSEKYKMLRQQNVHNHCLGSVGYDGKEKKWEVEDAELVKKGIPNPWDDYPEGRPVRFLRARSKLEVSEDKAEIIWKQDSTQKISEDIKEKQSAAESLGVTWVRENDVLTACLGPEQPGRVRAVSSYTGWKHGWPGCSGMYRKRKRSGVVDVDVQAIAAQVREEVTAQVTQEVTAKVTKEVTSKVTQDVMSYLADQGLLVRPPSSRTPSPTCGRRSSCASASNAVPNDLELGPSSVAPDTIDLLEEPTQCSLVVNLGNYRPVVAEGRVFPKEFVLESVQIDYDYAIVQVECVHQGYEDYVLQPPPNDDIKTLREALLQRIQWRRDWILVKQTHETQPAQSQPDETTKSAKSVSKGTNAIISTKLLCGANSTPSNHQSPATSDATKSVPKEHNTTNPSKNPNSSEKECTKLPTQPKVGTEAVGSGARPPKQPKGASKAAGESEKAATNKKLASKAVGQSLKQPQQQKWIDKYKCGHPFLPAMDLKAVGPGCTALHAHYMKDCVNNKHGIVVRFWGIYMLNSSNFEVRLVRYNFLYDLFQFGALDASLLQCWILSLVVEAKAKDIHVGFLDPQVMSLDSITFDRDKVLQYVQKAFTKYTKNDYIMFAYNSGGLAGDHWIVVVIIQKWNKVIYLDSNRSENHDFSVLKLLIDEAFARYTNKLKDRPQPLKHAFKYACLQQSSAKSSGWYAAHHLFLAMRKTNLEYSEEFEVLTTPIDILMIREKLARFLVEQVIEKKGEFHHDQ; from the exons ATG GTTTCTTCCACGGATTCTTCATCAAGTGGTGACGACGAAGCGGGGACACAAACTGTTTCTGAGGATGCAGAGTTACCCGTTGATGATGAGCAGCAGCAGTCTGTGCCTGAGCCTGTGCGCCGACCCCAAAAACCAAAGACAGCATCTAAGTGGCCTACTGACATGATCGAGGTCACAGAGATACATCCAGATGGGAAGCCAATTGAGGTGAAACAACAACGAAGATTGCGATTGCTTGCTCGTTTGATTGCTAGACAACAGCTATCCTTAGTTATGCCATCATTCAAAAACCTTACTGATGAGAGGAAATGGGAATTGTTTAATAAACATGTCATGCCCTACTTGAAGTTCCCAGATACAATGAAGACTGAGGGGCTTAAGTATATAATGAAGGTGATATCTAAGAGTTGGAGAACCCACAAAAACAGGCTAGTGACCGATTTTATCGAGAAAAACCTAAGTCCCTTTCAGAAGCACCCCTACATTCAACCTGAGGATTGGGCAGAATTTGAGGTATTGAAGAAGTCCCCAGAACAAATAGCGAAAAGTGAGAAATACAAAATGCTTCGGCAACAAAATGTGCACAACCATTGTCTGGGCTCTGTAGGGTATGATGGGAAAGAGAAAAAGTGGGAGGTGGAGGATGCAGAGTTAGTCAAGAAAGGCATCCCTAACCCATGGGATGACTACCCTGAAGGCCGCCCTGTGAGGTTTCTACGAGCAAGGAGTAAGCTTGAGGTATCAGAAGATAAAGCTGAGATCATCTGGAAACAGGATTCAACACAAAAAATCTCTGAAGACATTAAAGAGAAGCAATCAGCCGCAGAATCTTTAGGCGTCACTTGGGTTAGGGAGAATGATGTGCTAACTGCATGTTTGGGCCCTGAACAGCCAGGCCGCGTGCGCGCTGTTTCAAGTTACACTGGCTGGAAGCATGGTTGGCCTGGGTGTTCTGGCATGTACAGAAAAAGAAAGAGGTCTGGTGTAGTAGATGTGGATGTGCAAGCGATAGCAGCTCAAGTTAGAGAAGAAGTTACAGCTCAAGTCACACAAGAAGTGACGGCTAAGGTCACGAAAGAGGTTACCAGCAAGGTCACACAGGATGTCATGTCCTATCTTGCAGACCAAGGCTTGTTGGTAAGACCACCATCTTCTAGGACCCCTAGTCCTACCTGCGGACGAAGGAGCAGTTGTGCCTCTGCCTCCAACGCTGTTCCAAACGACTTGGAGTTGGGGCCCAGTTCAGTTGCTCCAGATACTATTGATCTTCTTGAAGAGCCAACCCAATGTTCCTTGGTAGTGAACCTTGGAAACTATCGACCTGTGGTTGCAGAGGGTCGGGTGTTCCCAAAGGAGTTTGTGCTAGAATCAGTCCAAATAGATTATGATTATGCAATAGTCCAAGTGGAATGTGTACATCAGGGTTATGAGGATTATGTGCTGCAGCCGCCCCCTAATGATGatatcaaaacacttagagaAGCTCTACTACAGAGGATACAGTGGAGAAGGGATTGGATTCTAGTGAAACAAACACATGAGACCCAGCCAGCCCAATCTCAACCAGATGAGACCACAAAGAGTGCCAAGAGTGTTTCGAAGGGCACTAATGCTATTATTTCTACAAAGCTACTTTGTGGAGCCAATTCAACTCCTTCAAATCATCAATCTCCGGCCACATCTGATGCAACAAAGAGTGTGCCAAAGGAGCATAATACAACCAACCCTTCAAAAAATCCAAACAGCTCAGAGAAGGAGTGCACTAAGCTGCCCACGCAGCCAAAAGTGGGAACTGAGGCTGTTGGAAGCGGTGCAAGGCCACCCAAGCAACCCAAAGGGGCTAGTAAGGCTGCTGGAGAGAGTGAAAAGGCAGCCACAAATAAAAAGTTGGCTAGTAAGGCTGTTGGACAGAGTCTAAAACAACCGCAGCAGCAAAAATGGATTGATAAGTACAAATGTGGCCACCCATTTCTCCCAGCAATGGACCTCAAGGCGGTAGGACCTGGATGTACTGCTCTTCATGCTCATTACATGAAAGATTGCGTCAACAATAAGCATGGGATAGTGGTTAGGTTCTGGGGTATTTATATGCTGAACTCATCAAATTTCGAAGTCAGGCTTGTGAGATACAATTTTCTGTATGACCTCTTCCAATTTGGGGCATTGGATGCCTCTCTTCTTCAATGCTGGATATT ATCACTGGTTGTGGAAGCTAAGGCTAAGGACATTCATGTGGGCTTTCTAGATCCACAAGTGATGTCACTGGACAGCATAACATTTGATAGAGACAAAGTTCTGCAGTATGTACAAAAGGCCTTCACCAAGTATACCAAGAATGACTACATAATGTTTGCCTACAACTCTGGCGGCTTAGCTGGTGATCATTGGATCGTCGTGGTAATAATTCAAAAGTGGAATAAGGTCATATACCTTGATTCCAACAGATCTGAAAACCATGATTTCAGCGTGCTAAAACTGTTGATTGACGA GGCTTTTGCAAGATACACAAACAAGCTGAAAGACAGACCACAGCCATTGAAACACGCTTTTAAATATGCG TGCCTTCAACAATCTTCTGCTAAGTCATCTGGCTGGTATGCTGCACACCACTTGTTTTTAGCTATGAGAAAGACAAACTTGGAATACTCTGAG GAATTTGAAGTGTTGACGACGCCCATCGATATCCTCATGATTAGAGAAAAGCTAGCCAGGTTCTTAGTGGAACAAGTCATCGAGAAGAAAGGAGAGTTCCATCATGACCAGTGA